In one window of Niallia sp. Man26 DNA:
- the istA gene encoding IS21 family transposase, which yields MKTRGEFFMIKEMYQRGMSITDIANELKMDRKTVKKYIMSETIPTARKRNRSSKLDEFKDYINRRMLEDRVFNAEKLLLEIKLLGYQGGKTILKDYMQPYREQAKKKYTVRYETLPGEQMQVDWKEVGEVILNGEKRKLSMFVAILGYSRMKYALFTLSQDQEHVMQGLINSFKYLGGIPSTILFDNMRTVTDGRDQGVIKWNKRFAEFASYYGFIPKACRPYRAQTKGKVERAIQYIMNHFYVGTKFNSVEELNQLLMRWLDTVGNRKRNETTGYSPQEKWTEEKLHPINEKKEYDTSYISFRKVHWDGSFSYKGESWILSSKYAGKEILIKESLEGLIRIFYQGEEISKLQRRKKVIPFSEKITRKQTVVVGAPQPVSLEVDTRPLSVYDEFTRGESS from the coding sequence GTGAAGACAAGAGGGGAATTTTTTATGATTAAAGAAATGTACCAAAGAGGAATGAGTATTACTGATATCGCCAATGAGCTGAAGATGGACCGCAAGACGGTTAAAAAATACATAATGTCCGAAACCATCCCCACTGCTAGGAAAAGAAATAGAAGCAGTAAACTTGATGAATTTAAGGATTATATCAATAGGAGGATGCTAGAGGATCGGGTATTTAATGCAGAGAAACTGCTTCTCGAGATCAAGTTGCTTGGATATCAAGGTGGCAAAACGATATTAAAGGATTATATGCAGCCATATCGAGAACAAGCAAAAAAGAAATATACTGTCCGTTATGAAACCCTTCCGGGTGAACAGATGCAGGTCGATTGGAAAGAGGTCGGAGAAGTCATTTTGAACGGAGAAAAAAGGAAGCTTTCCATGTTTGTTGCCATCTTAGGCTATTCGCGAATGAAGTACGCTCTTTTTACTTTATCCCAGGATCAGGAACATGTCATGCAAGGTCTAATTAACAGTTTTAAATATCTGGGTGGGATACCTTCTACTATCTTGTTTGATAATATGAGGACTGTCACAGATGGACGTGATCAAGGGGTCATTAAATGGAATAAAAGATTTGCAGAATTCGCCTCTTACTATGGATTTATTCCAAAAGCCTGCCGCCCATACAGAGCCCAAACAAAAGGAAAAGTGGAAAGGGCTATTCAGTACATTATGAATCATTTTTATGTGGGGACAAAGTTTAATAGTGTGGAAGAATTGAACCAACTTTTAATGAGATGGCTGGATACTGTTGGTAACCGAAAGAGAAATGAAACAACCGGCTATTCTCCACAAGAAAAATGGACAGAGGAAAAGCTTCATCCAATAAATGAGAAGAAAGAATATGATACAAGTTATATTTCCTTTAGGAAAGTTCATTGGGACGGAAGCTTCTCCTATAAGGGAGAAAGTTGGATTCTATCCTCTAAGTACGCTGGAAAAGAAATATTGATAAAAGAATCTCTGGAGGGTTTAATTAGGATATTTTATCAGGGAGAAGAAATTAGTAAGCTACAGCGACGGAAAAAAGTTATTCCCTTCTCCGAAAAAATAACAAGGAAACAAACTGTCGTGGTTGGCGCCCCACAGCCTGTTTCCTTGGAAGTAGATACACGCCCCTTATCCGTCTATGATGAATTCACTAGGGGTGAATCATCATGA
- the istB gene encoding IS21-like element helper ATPase IstB, translating into MKKEIKEYSQKLNLPVIADRWSELAEQASKDNVPYSQFLFSLLELEITEKQERMKKTLLKFARFPYRKTIDQFDFTAQVDMDERRIRELMNLSFLDNKENLIFLGPPGIGKTHLAVAIGMEAISKGMKTHFITMSELVSQLRKAKQQEKLEKKIVSFIKPSVLIIDEIGYLNLDTQSVHYLFQVISRRYERGSIILTSNKGFGEWGEMVGDPIIATAMLDRLLHHSRIFNLKGDSYRLKEKHLSTQKQKD; encoded by the coding sequence ATGAAAAAAGAGATAAAGGAGTATAGCCAAAAATTAAACTTGCCCGTTATTGCGGACCGATGGTCCGAACTGGCCGAACAAGCGTCTAAAGATAATGTACCATATTCACAGTTTTTATTCAGCCTTCTAGAGCTAGAAATCACTGAAAAACAGGAAAGAATGAAGAAAACCCTGCTGAAGTTTGCGAGGTTTCCTTACCGAAAAACGATAGATCAATTTGATTTTACAGCCCAAGTGGACATGGATGAAAGAAGAATTAGAGAATTAATGAATCTTTCCTTCCTCGATAACAAAGAAAATTTAATTTTTTTAGGTCCTCCTGGTATTGGGAAGACACATCTTGCAGTAGCTATTGGGATGGAGGCAATCTCAAAAGGAATGAAAACCCATTTTATTACAATGAGCGAGCTAGTATCCCAGCTAAGAAAAGCAAAACAGCAGGAAAAACTGGAGAAGAAAATAGTTTCCTTTATTAAACCTTCGGTTTTAATTATCGACGAAATTGGTTATCTGAACCTTGATACGCAAAGTGTACACTATTTGTTCCAAGTTATATCAAGAAGATATGAACGTGGCTCTATCATCCTTACATCCAATAAAGGCTTTGGAGAATGGGGAGAAATGGTTGGAGATCCGATAATTGCAACAGCGATGTTAGATCGCCTCTTGCATCACTCTCGTATCTTTAACTTGAAAGGTGATAGTTACAGACTAAAAGAGAAGCACTTGAGTACGCAAAAACAGAAGGACTGA
- a CDS encoding Imm6 family immunity protein produces the protein MVDNLKSLDTAKQVAFLLGLSETVVDILKTSPNYDSVTNALKVAWEWLEEKKHTGEDIYYLLDDGTEEKGLFMQMQVEVDKKNELVFGCIVDAVSFVCWKAYQNKGVEYLPTPIENVDEGIVQQFLEGYFLIDENNKKNAESLLERVELLCNEI, from the coding sequence ATGGTAGATAATTTAAAATCATTAGATACAGCTAAACAGGTTGCGTTTTTATTAGGATTAAGTGAAACAGTAGTTGATATTTTAAAAACTTCTCCCAATTATGATTCTGTAACCAATGCTTTAAAAGTGGCATGGGAATGGTTAGAAGAGAAAAAGCACACAGGAGAGGATATCTATTACCTGTTAGACGATGGAACAGAAGAAAAAGGTCTTTTTATGCAAATGCAAGTTGAAGTAGATAAGAAAAATGAATTAGTATTTGGCTGTATTGTAGATGCTGTTTCTTTTGTGTGTTGGAAAGCATATCAAAATAAGGGTGTAGAATATTTGCCAACCCCAATTGAGAATGTTGATGAGGGAATTGTACAGCAATTTCTAGAGGGATATTTCCTAATAGATGAAAATAATAAAAAAAATGCAGAAAGTTTACTTGAAAGAGTTGAACTTCTTTGTAATGAGATATAG
- a CDS encoding Imm6 family immunity protein, translated as MEKHIFSHLSDEEKVLFFILLSKEILSDFSQNALLKSLEWVKTKQEMGYELYNLLDDEENGITIIHEMSENGKESAAWNCIIDTVAYTSRKAMEKEGVEYFPEPIALVDDTLVEHFISSIKQVKGDSGDSTLLIKKTFEQLLSILD; from the coding sequence ATGGAAAAACACATATTTAGCCACTTATCAGATGAAGAAAAAGTACTCTTTTTTATTCTGTTATCAAAAGAAATTTTAAGCGACTTTTCACAAAATGCCCTTTTAAAAAGTTTGGAATGGGTAAAAACCAAACAAGAAATGGGTTATGAACTTTATAATCTATTGGATGATGAAGAGAATGGAATCACAATTATTCATGAGATGTCCGAAAATGGGAAAGAAAGTGCTGCGTGGAATTGTATTATTGACACAGTTGCTTATACAAGTCGAAAAGCAATGGAAAAGGAGGGTGTAGAATACTTTCCAGAACCAATTGCCCTAGTGGATGATACACTAGTGGAACATTTTATTAGCTCTATTAAACAAGTTAAAGGTGATTCGGGTGATTCTACTCTGCTTATAAAGAAAACGTTCGAGCAACTTTTATCAATTTTAGATTAA
- a CDS encoding GntR family transcriptional regulator has translation MVKYKDIAEQIRNRIINNEYDASKPLPDQERLAKEFGTSRVTIIKALNLLSIEGLIYSKQGSGTFIRKNALQMSKLDSRADEYVGVTEQIKGNGTISSVIITFNVRFPNEDECEKLMISKSQPIYDIIRFRLLNKEPFLIEHTIMPVHVIPNITEEILQKSIYHYIKNDLGLTMLGANRRIRADQPDELDQQYLKCTERDPVLEVIQVVYLDNGVPFEYSRTRHRYDMGDILVVDMKYKN, from the coding sequence ATGGTCAAGTATAAAGATATTGCCGAACAAATTCGAAATAGAATCATCAACAATGAATATGATGCATCAAAACCCCTTCCAGATCAGGAAAGGTTGGCAAAAGAATTTGGCACGAGCAGAGTGACTATTATAAAAGCCTTAAATTTATTATCAATCGAAGGCTTAATATACAGTAAACAAGGATCTGGAACATTTATCAGAAAAAACGCCTTACAAATGTCCAAGCTCGATTCAAGGGCAGATGAATACGTAGGAGTAACAGAACAAATAAAAGGCAACGGTACGATTTCAAGCGTTATTATCACATTCAACGTTCGCTTTCCAAACGAAGACGAATGCGAAAAACTGATGATCTCCAAAAGCCAGCCTATATATGATATTATCCGCTTCAGACTGTTAAATAAAGAACCATTCTTAATCGAGCATACAATAATGCCAGTGCACGTAATCCCAAATATAACAGAAGAAATTCTCCAAAAATCCATCTATCATTACATAAAAAACGACCTAGGCTTAACAATGCTCGGAGCCAACAGGCGCATCCGCGCAGACCAGCCAGATGAATTGGATCAGCAATATTTAAAGTGTACAGAACGAGATCCTGTCCTTGAAGTGATACAAGTGGTTTATTTGGATAATGGAGTTCCGTTTGAATATTCAAGAACTCGGCATCGGTATGATATGGGGGATATTTTGGTGGTGGATATGAAGTATAAGAATTGA
- a CDS encoding PTS transporter subunit EIIC produces the protein MSKGQSDTAEKLSFIDKFTMFAAKLGGQIHLRSLRDAFAVIMPLFILAGVAVLVNNVIFPWFFEGNTLANAQYWGTTITNGTLNIAGLLLAPMIAYSLSRNRNFKDPLASAAIALATLVIMMPNTVSLTPVGEDKAVDITGVLTFGNLGTTGMFAGIIIGLVATEIFIKVSSIKKLAISLGDNIPPAVSKSFNVMIPAILVLSLFGVISLILAVAFDTNLISLISNMIQEPLRKINTSLIGTVVIYSIGNFLFSIGIHQTVVNGALLDPLLLANMNENMLAYANNEAIPHIINSSFVHTFGMIGGTGSTISLILAIFLFGKSKPGKDIAKLATGPGLFNINEPVIFGYPIVFNIPMMIPFVLLPAIGIIVTYFATAVGFISKTVVYIPWTTPPLLSAYLATAGDWKAVLLQAVIIIGGAFLYLPFMRISERVSQMSNDKAA, from the coding sequence ATGAGTAAAGGTCAAAGTGACACTGCTGAAAAACTGTCGTTTATTGATAAATTCACCATGTTTGCCGCCAAATTAGGCGGCCAGATTCATCTAAGATCCTTAAGAGATGCATTTGCAGTCATCATGCCGCTGTTTATTTTAGCAGGGGTAGCAGTGCTGGTTAATAACGTCATCTTTCCATGGTTTTTTGAAGGAAATACACTAGCAAATGCCCAATACTGGGGAACCACCATCACTAATGGTACTTTAAATATTGCCGGCCTTTTGCTTGCTCCAATGATTGCTTACAGCTTATCAAGAAATCGGAACTTTAAGGATCCCTTGGCATCTGCAGCAATTGCGTTAGCAACACTGGTCATAATGATGCCCAATACCGTTTCGCTGACTCCAGTCGGCGAAGATAAAGCAGTTGATATTACAGGCGTTCTGACATTCGGTAACCTTGGAACAACAGGGATGTTTGCTGGAATTATAATCGGCTTGGTAGCGACTGAAATCTTTATTAAAGTTTCTAGTATTAAGAAGCTGGCAATTAGTCTAGGGGACAATATTCCTCCAGCTGTGAGTAAATCGTTTAATGTCATGATTCCCGCCATCTTGGTATTATCCTTATTTGGTGTGATCTCATTAATTTTAGCAGTAGCATTTGACACTAACTTAATTTCGTTAATTTCCAATATGATTCAAGAGCCATTACGAAAAATTAATACGAGCTTGATAGGGACAGTAGTCATTTACAGTATTGGAAACTTCCTGTTTTCTATCGGCATTCATCAAACAGTTGTAAATGGCGCATTACTCGATCCGCTGCTACTGGCCAATATGAATGAAAATATGCTTGCTTATGCAAATAACGAGGCAATCCCACATATTATCAACAGCTCTTTTGTGCATACATTTGGCATGATTGGCGGTACTGGTAGTACAATTTCATTGATTCTCGCTATATTCCTATTTGGAAAAAGCAAGCCAGGAAAGGATATCGCCAAGCTAGCTACAGGACCAGGACTGTTCAATATTAATGAGCCAGTTATTTTTGGCTATCCAATTGTCTTCAATATTCCAATGATGATACCATTTGTACTCTTGCCAGCCATTGGCATCATCGTCACTTATTTTGCCACAGCTGTCGGGTTCATCAGCAAGACGGTCGTTTATATTCCATGGACAACACCGCCGCTGTTAAGCGCGTATCTGGCAACAGCAGGCGATTGGAAGGCTGTACTTCTGCAGGCTGTGATTATCATCGGTGGTGCTTTCCTATACCTGCCATTTATGAGAATAAGTGAACGGGTCAGCCAGATGAGCAACGACAAAGCAGCATAA